One Turneriella parva DSM 21527 genomic region harbors:
- the sufC gene encoding Fe-S cluster assembly ATPase SufC, whose protein sequence is MKEPLLEIRGLKVNTGDKEILKGVDLTLHEGEIHAIMGPNGSGKSTLSHVLAGSPDFTVTGGSVKFKGQDLLAMPIEERARAGVFIAFQYPPEVPGVNNMQFLRTVVNTVRKSRGENEIAAGEFLNKAKAAMNRLKMAPEMIKRSLNEGFSGGEKKKNEILQMTMLEPSLMVLDEIDSGLDVDALELVAREAVSLIKPDTARAMVVITHYSRILKYIAPHHVHVLSGGKIIESGGIEIVHRIESKGYD, encoded by the coding sequence ATGAAAGAACCATTACTCGAAATTCGTGGCCTGAAGGTCAACACAGGCGATAAAGAAATTCTGAAAGGTGTCGATCTCACGCTGCACGAAGGCGAGATTCATGCGATTATGGGGCCGAATGGTTCGGGAAAGAGCACGCTCTCGCACGTTCTCGCCGGCAGCCCTGACTTCACGGTGACCGGCGGCAGCGTTAAGTTCAAGGGACAAGACCTGCTCGCGATGCCCATCGAAGAGCGCGCGCGTGCCGGCGTGTTTATTGCATTTCAATACCCCCCCGAGGTGCCTGGCGTCAACAACATGCAGTTCTTGCGTACGGTCGTGAATACCGTACGCAAATCACGCGGCGAAAATGAAATTGCCGCGGGTGAATTTCTGAACAAGGCGAAGGCCGCGATGAATCGCCTCAAGATGGCGCCTGAAATGATCAAACGGTCTCTGAACGAGGGTTTTTCAGGTGGCGAGAAGAAGAAGAATGAAATTCTGCAGATGACGATGCTCGAACCTTCTCTCATGGTGCTCGATGAAATCGATTCGGGCCTCGATGTCGACGCTCTCGAACTAGTTGCCCGTGAGGCAGTCAGTCTCATCAAACCCGACACGGCGCGCGCGATGGTTGTGATTACTCACTATTCGCGCATTCTTAAGTACATCGCGCCGCACCATGTGCATGTGCTTTCGGGCGGTAAGATTATCGAATCGGGTGGCATTGAAATCGTGCACCGCATCGAAAGTAAAGGTTATGACTGA
- a CDS encoding SufB/SufD family protein — protein sequence MPAIAAAPVSIKGEEISLNLDTDYILASGRLDYDCSARGAMVFADFSGRSLPQNSEVNVTLQPHSRAQIFLKFNAASGPLRCHLNLREGSEADVFAHTAGSQLQLVFSAELMRNATARFFGLTQTAATEHTEITVDVRHKQGQNLSEQKFYSFAADTSTISFTGKITVDSGAGGAVAHQLHRGTALSPSARIDAKPFLNIRHDDVKCTHGSTVGFIDETARHYLMARGMAQIDAETMLIRSSEQQFYAAVPEGPAQIFFRGEATEA from the coding sequence ATGCCAGCCATAGCTGCAGCTCCCGTTTCAATTAAAGGTGAGGAAATCTCACTCAATCTGGATACCGACTATATTTTGGCGTCAGGCCGGCTTGACTATGACTGCTCTGCCCGCGGCGCAATGGTGTTTGCTGATTTCAGCGGCAGGTCATTGCCGCAAAACAGTGAGGTCAATGTCACCCTGCAGCCCCATAGCCGCGCACAGATCTTTCTGAAGTTTAACGCAGCATCGGGCCCGCTGCGCTGCCACCTGAACCTTCGCGAAGGCAGCGAAGCCGACGTGTTTGCGCACACCGCCGGTTCGCAGCTGCAACTTGTGTTTTCGGCAGAACTCATGCGCAATGCAACGGCGCGTTTTTTCGGGCTGACGCAGACGGCCGCTACCGAGCATACCGAAATCACAGTCGATGTGCGGCACAAACAAGGCCAGAATTTGTCTGAACAGAAATTCTATTCTTTTGCTGCCGACACTTCGACGATCAGCTTCACGGGTAAGATCACAGTCGATAGCGGTGCGGGCGGCGCCGTGGCGCACCAGCTTCATCGCGGCACTGCACTTTCACCCAGCGCGCGCATCGACGCCAAACCCTTTCTGAATATACGGCACGACGATGTCAAATGCACACACGGTTCGACGGTGGGCTTCATCGACGAAACGGCCCGCCACTACCTGATGGCCCGCGGCATGGCACAGATCGACGCTGAAACAATGCTGATCCGCTCGTCTGAGCAGCAATTTTATGCAGCGGTGCCCGAAGGCCCGGCGCAGATATTTTTTAGGGGTGAGGCCACTGAAGCATGA
- a CDS encoding iron-sulfur cluster assembly protein, giving the protein MSGEIQTSDDLRENIIAAIRTCFDPEIPVNVYDLGLIYGIDIDAEKNVRIDMTLTSPNCPSIESLPMEIQQKAESVDGVKSVKIELIWDPPFHTGLMSDEAKLQLGLM; this is encoded by the coding sequence ATGAGCGGTGAAATTCAAACGAGCGACGACCTGCGCGAGAATATTATCGCCGCCATAAGAACGTGTTTCGACCCTGAAATTCCGGTCAATGTGTACGATCTCGGTCTCATCTATGGCATCGATATCGACGCCGAAAAGAACGTGCGCATCGACATGACCCTCACATCACCGAACTGCCCGTCGATTGAATCTCTGCCGATGGAAATTCAGCAAAAAGCAGAAAGCGTTGACGGCGTAAAATCGGTGAAGATTGAACTCATATGGGATCCCCCTTTTCATACCGGCCTTATGTCAGACGAGGCGAAATTGCAGCTAGGGCTGATGTAG
- a CDS encoding LEA type 2 family protein, whose amino-acid sequence MGSPFSYRPYVRRGEIAARADVVLRRSLAPALIAVAIAGSLQCASLVKTIFNPPQVGVDRVEFRNVALTGTDLVVHIKIHNPNSVGATLNHIEYALDVDGDRLLNGKKEDKTEIKSNDTSIIALPVTINYTGLKSGIAGALSKKTLPYGFKGKVILDTPVGAMNFDINEAGEIPVPDRPRFDIEKIALAEFGVTSATLMIHIKVSNNHDFELDIRKFRYEFSLQDNLISAANINVDRSVAHDKSMSIALPVTLKVLGVKRSVIDMIKSGKIKYAMKFDLDIQTRFGPMTIPYERDGLTSLY is encoded by the coding sequence ATGGGATCCCCCTTTTCATACCGGCCTTATGTCAGACGAGGCGAAATTGCAGCTAGGGCTGATGTAGTGCTGCGGCGAAGTCTGGCCCCGGCGCTGATCGCCGTGGCGATAGCGGGCAGCCTGCAGTGCGCTTCGCTCGTCAAAACGATTTTTAATCCCCCCCAGGTTGGTGTTGACCGCGTCGAATTCAGAAACGTGGCGCTTACCGGTACCGATCTGGTGGTTCACATCAAGATTCATAACCCCAACTCTGTCGGCGCCACCCTCAACCACATCGAATATGCGCTCGATGTCGACGGTGACCGATTGTTGAACGGCAAGAAAGAAGACAAAACGGAAATTAAGTCGAACGACACGAGCATCATTGCTTTGCCGGTGACGATCAACTACACCGGTCTTAAATCAGGTATCGCGGGTGCGTTATCGAAGAAAACGCTGCCCTACGGCTTTAAGGGTAAAGTCATTCTCGATACGCCCGTCGGCGCGATGAATTTTGACATCAACGAAGCCGGCGAAATTCCCGTGCCTGACCGGCCGCGCTTCGACATCGAAAAAATCGCTCTTGCAGAGTTCGGTGTTACATCGGCGACTTTGATGATTCACATTAAGGTCTCGAACAATCACGATTTTGAACTCGATATTCGCAAGTTTCGCTACGAGTTCTCGCTTCAAGATAACCTGATCTCTGCGGCGAATATCAACGTCGACAGATCTGTTGCGCACGACAAGTCGATGTCGATCGCGTTACCCGTAACGCTGAAGGTTCTCGGTGTCAAGCGGAGCGTAATCGACATGATCAAATCGGGAAAAATCAAATATGCGATGAAATTCGACCTCGATATTCAAACCCGCTTTGGGCCCATGACGATACCCTATGAACGCGACGGGCTAACTTCCCTTTACTGA